The genomic DNA CTTCAGGTCCAGCGCCAGGCTGCCCGTGCCGCTCAGCACGTTCTGCTGCGCCAGGTCCATCAACAGCGGCTCGATGGCGATGCCAGCTAGCGACATCTTGGTGGCGAGCTGATTGCCTTGCGCCGCATCCACCGACAACGCGCCGGCGAGCTTGCCGCCATACAGGCCGGCGGTCAGGCTGGAAATGTCGAGCTTGCCGCGATCCAGCTTGACGGCGGCGGCGACGTCGTCGGCCTTCAGGCCGCGCACCACCAGCTTGCCGACCTTGAGCGTGCCATTCACGCTCGGGCCGACCAGCGCCGACAGGTTGATCGAATCGTCCGCGGGCGCGGCCGGCGCCGGCTGGGCCGGCTTGGTCTCGTCCTTCTTGCCTTCGGCCGGCGGCTTGGCGGGCGCGGTGGCAGTGACCGGCGGCACCAGCTTGTCCAGGTCCAGCGTATCCACGGCCAGCGCGAAATTGACCTGCGGCGCATCGCTCAGCTTGGCGATGTCGGCGGTCAGGTCGAACTTGCCGCCTTCCAGCACGGCGTTGATCTTGCTGTTGGCAGTGTCCTTGAGCAGATCGACATTGAGGCTGCCGATCACCGGGATCTGCAGGCTGCCCTTGGGCAGGCCCGGATCGGTGATATTGACGTCGCCCCGCAAGCCGGACAGGCCGCCCTTGCGTTGCAGCAGGTTCAGCGACAGCGGCGAAGCGAAATTCAGCTTGACGACGCGCTCGCCTTTCTTGGAGGTGCTGTCGAGCTTGGCCTCCTTGATATCCAGCTCGGTGGCGTTGCCGCTGATGCCGTTCAGGCCAAAACTGGCGTCCAGGCCGCTGATGCGCACGCGGCCGGTCAAGGCCTCGCCCGTCGCCTGCGTCGGCGAGATGTTGAGCGCCGGGGCATCGACCGCGAATTCAAACGGGCCGTCGGCCACGCCGCCCTTGGCACGCACCGCCAGCTTCTCGATCTGCAACTGGCTCTTGTGGGGATCGATCGACAGCTTGGGCATGGCCACGCTGGCTTCGACATTCGTGGCGGGCGCGGCCGGATCGGTGACATCGCCCTGGAACACGACTTCCAGGCCGGCCACGTCCAGCGCCGACTTCTGGCCGTTGAACGCCAGGTTGCCGCGCACCGCCAGGCTCTTGGCCTGCGCGCCCGGCAACTTGCCATCCATGCGCAGGTCCAGCTTCTGGGCCGCATAGCGCTTGGCCGAAGGATCGAGCGTCAGCAACGCCTGGCCATTCAGATTGGCGTCCATGCGGGGGTTGCCGCCTTCGACGCGGGCCGTCAGCCGCACGTCGAACGGCTGGTTGAAGGTGACCCGGCCCGTATTGGCGTTGATCTTGGTCACCGCCACCGCCATGCCCGACATCTGGTCCTGCAGCTGGACTTCGCCGTCCTTCAGGTCCAGGCCGGCGATGTCGATCTGCATGTTGTTGCGCGATGGCGGCAAGGTGCCGCTGGTCAGGGCCTGCGCGGCGGTCTGCGCCGCGCCCGCGAGCGCTTCGGCGGGATTGGACGGCGTGGCCACCACCGGCGCGGTGCCGCCCACCAGGTTGCTGAAATTGAACTGGCCGTCCTTGTCGCGCACGACCCGCGCCTTGAAGCCGCTGATGGCGACGTGATCCACCACGAAGCTGTTCGACAGCAGCGGCCACACCGCCACCGCCAGGCGCGTGCTCTCGATGGAAGCGAACGTTTCGGTGCTATTGGCTTCGGACAGCGACACGCCCTGCACCGACAGGCCGATGCGCGGGAACAGCGACAACTCGATTTCGCCGTCGATCGTGAGCGTGCGGTGATAGCGTTCCTGGACCAGCTCTTCGAGCTTGTACTTGTACGCGTTGGGGTCGAACGTCAGCAAAAAGATGGCCAGGCCAACGACGGCCACGACAACCAACACCACCAGGCCTATCAGAATGCGCTTGAACCACGTTTTCATTGCCGCCCCGTCGGTACCTCGACTGGTAATCCTTGAATGCCATCCGCCGCGCCGGGCGCGGGAATGGTGCTTTGCCGCCGCGCCGCGCGCGTGGCTTCCTGATGTGTCCGTCTTCGATCGCGTGCCGCCGCGTGCGCCAAGCCGGGGGCCGGGGCGCCAAGCGGGGTGGAACTGCCATGGAAAGACCTGCTGAAGACGCCGGCATGACCAGCGTGCACATACCGCTATCGTAACAAATCGGGCCAGCCTGCGCGTCCGCCCCGAAACTGACGGTTTTCTGTCTTCGGGATTGTAGGGCTAGAATTATTGATCCATCAATCATTGATAGATCCAACAATGCCCGCCCCCGCTCCCAGCATGCCCTATTCACCCGGCCAGGTGCTTCCCTTCCGGCAGACCCTGCTCGCCATGCTGGGCATGTGCTTCGTCATGATGATGGTGGCCATCGACCAGACCGTGGTGGGCACCGCGCTGCCCACCATCGTGGCCGAACTCAAGGGCTTCGAGCTGTACGCATGGGTGGCCACGTCCTACCTGCTGACCTCGGTCATCACCGTGCCGATCTTCGGCCGGCTGGGCGACTACTACGGCCGCAAGCCCTTCGTGGTGGCGGCGATCGTGCTGTTCACGCTGGCCTCGGTGCTGTGCGGCGCGGCCGACAGCATGTTCACGCTGGTGCTGGCGCGGGCGCTGCAGGGCGTGGGCGGCGGCATGCTGGTGGGCACGGCGTTTGCCTCCATTCCCGACCTGTTCCCCGATCCGCACGTGCGGCTGCGCTGGCAGGTCATGCTCAGTTCGGCCTTCGGCATCGCCAATGCGGTGGGCCCGACGCTCGGCGGCGCGCTGACCGAGCACTACGGCTGGCGCTCCGTGTTCTACGTCAACCTGCCCATCGGCATCCTGGGCCTCTGGTTCGTGGCGCGCTACCTGCCGCACCTGCGCAACCATACTTCCGGCAAGGTGCGCCTGGATTGGCAAGGCGCGCTGCTGATCGCCGCCGCGCTCGGCAGCCTGCAACTGCTGGTGGAACTGCTGCCCAAGGAAGGCCTGAGCGCCACCATCGTGCTGCTGGCGGCTGGCAGCATCGCCGCCTTCGGCCTGCTGTTCTGGTGGGAGCGGCGCTGCCCGCACCCGCTGCTGCCGTTCGACATGTTCCGCAACCGCGGCCTGGCCATGCTGTTCATACTGGCGCTGCTGGTGGGCGTGACCATGTATTCGCTGCTGTTCTACGCGCCGCTGCTGCTGCAGGGCGGCTTCGGCCTGTCGCCGCAGGACGCCGGGCTGCTGATCACCCCAATGGTGGTCTTCATCACCGTGGGCAGCATCATCAATGGCCGCATCATCACCCGCATCCGCAACCCCAACCGCATGCTGTACGCGGGCTTCATCCTGATGGCGCTGTCCTGTCTGGGCATCGTCACCACCCACAACTACACCGCGCACGGCCTGATCGCCGCCTACATGCTCATGGCCGGGCTGGGCATGGGCTTCATCATGCCCAACCTGACCGTGTTCGCGCAGCAGACCGCCGGCCGCAGCCACCTGGGCATCGCCACCGCGCTGCTGCAATCGCTGCGCATGATCGGCGGCATGCTGGGCACGGCCGTGGTCGGCACCATGGTCAACCACAGCTATTTCAGCGGCGTCGAATCGACGCTGCGCGGCGCCTCGGCGCGCTGGCTGCCGCAGCTGGACGACCCGCAGATGCTGGTCAACCCCGAGGCCCAGACACAGTTCCTGGCACAATTGGCGCATCAAGGCCAGGATGGAACGTCGTTGATCGAGATCGCGCGGGTGGCGCTGGTCGGCGCCATCCACGAGGGGCAACTCATCGCCCTGGCGGTCGCGGTGCTGGCGCTGTGGTGCGTGCGGCGCGTCCCCCTGGTGCAATTGGCGCGCCCCGCCAAAACGGAGCCCGCCGCCGTCGGAGAGTAGCTTTTGCCCAAACAACAACAGGGCCTGCAGGTCATCCAGCACATGGGCCAGACCTACCGGGTCATGCAAAGCGCCTTCAGCGGCATGGTCGGCCACGCGCTGCCGCGCTGGCGCATCCTGCTGGCGCTGCATGAATGCGGCCAATGTTCGCAGAAGCACCTGGCCGAACGCTGCCGCCTCGACCCCGCTTCGCTCACCCGCCAGTTGCAGGCGATGCAGAAGCTCGGCTGGATCGCGCGCGCCGTCGATCCCGACGACAACCGCCTGACCAACGCCCGCCTCACGCCGGCCGGCCAGGCCGTGGTCGACGAAGCCCTGCCCAAGCGGGCGGCATTTTTCGACGAATCGCTCAAGGGGCTGTCGGCTTCGGATATCGACACGCTGAACCGCGTGCTCAACGTGCTGGAAGCCAACTTCCTGCGCGCGGCAGGCGGCAACAAGGGCGAATGACCGCGCGCGGGGCGCCCATGGCGGCGCTTCAACACCGTGGCCGAGCGCCTGCGCACCCGACAGCGTCGGGCTGGACCGCCTCTGCGATGAATTGCGCCGGTCCCGCCATCGATGAGCCGCCGATCGCCCCCTTCAGGGCTTTCCGCCCTCTCCAACGGTTTCCCCCGATTCAGGCGTTTCGTTGAGCGCCTGGCGCGCCAACGCGGCCCCAGCGTCCGCCCTCCACATTTGACATCCGAAAAGGTTATTGAATAACATTCAATTAATCTATTGAATGTTATTTCATTTTCCCGGAACCCGCACATGCCACCCGACCTCTTTCTTCGCGCCGTGCTGATCGGCGCCGGCGCCACGCTCGTCATGGACCTGTGGGCGCTGCTGCTCAAGCGCCTGTTCGGCCTGCCGTCGCTGGATTACGCCCTGGTCGGCCGCTGGCTCGGGCATCTGCCACGAGGGCGCCTGACCCACCCCGGCATCGCCCGCTCGGCGCCCGTAACCGGCGAACGCGCCCTCGGCTGGATCGCCCACTACGCCATCGGCATCCTGTTCGCCCTCCTGCTGCTGGCCATCTGGGGCCCGGCCTGGGCCGCGCGACCGACGCTGCTGCCGGCGCTGGCCGTCGGCATCGCCACGGTCGCGGCGCCCTTCCTGATCCTGCAACCCGGCATGGGCGCCGGCATCGCGGCGTCCAGGACCCCGAAACCCGGCGTGGCACGGCTGCGCAGCCTGATGGCGCATGCGTCGTTCGGCGTGGGGTTGTATCTGGCGGGATGGGCCGTGGCAAAGGCGTTGTAGGCCTGAAGCGGCGCACGCCTCCCGGTCGGCCCGGACAGCCTTGCCGCGCGCGCGTTTTGCCAATTCCGCCAAGGGCTTTTAAAGTATCGGCCTGGATCACATTCATCGAGGTATTCGTCCCATGCGCCATTGATGCCGCCGTCGCAATGACGGCCAGTCTCCACCCGCCCCCGTTCGCAGGGGGAGTTCCTGGCATCCCTGGAAGCATCACGCATGACGACTCCCTATCTCACGCTGGAAAGCGTGTCGTACCTGCTGCCTGACGGCAGCCCGCTTTTCTCCGAACTCGACGAAACCTTCGACGCGCGCCCCACCGGCCTGGTCGGGCGCAATGGCGTCGGCAAGACCGTGCTCGCGCGCATCCTGGCGGGGCAGTTGCCGCCGTCGAGCGGACGCTGCCTGCGATCAGGCAACGTCTTCTACCTGGCCCAACAGATTTCCCCGCCCGCCGGCGCCACCGTCGCCAGCCTGGCCGGCCTGCAAGCCACGCTGGACGCGCTGGCGCGCATCGAGGCCGGCAGCAGCGCGCCGGAAGACTTCGAGCGCGTCGGCGACCGCTGGGACATCCGCCAACGCCTGCAACACGCGCTGGAACGCGACGGCCTGGGCCATCTCGACGCCGCGACGCCGGCCAGCGCCCTCAGCGGCGGCGAAGCCATGCGCGTCGCGCTGGCCAGCGCCATGCTGTCCGAAGCCGAATTCCTCATCCTGGACGAACCCACCAACCACCTGGACCGCCGCAACCGCGAGGCACTGATCGAACAGCTGCGGCATTGGCCGCGCGGCTTGCTGGTCATCAGCCACGATCGGCAACTGCTCGACACCCTGGCGCGCATCGTGGAGCTGTCCTCGCTGGGCCTGCGCGGCTACGGCGGCAACTACAGTGCCTATGCCACAAGCAAAGAACATGAACGCGCCAACGCGCTGGAACGGCTGGAACACCGCAAGCTCGAACGCCGGCGCGAGGAGCAGGCGATGCAGGCCCAGCGCGAGCGGCAGGAGCGCCGCCAGGCGCGCGGCCGGCGGCACGGCAAGCAGGCCAACCAGGCCAGGATCCTGCTCGACCGGCAAAAGGGCCGCAGCGAGGATTCGGCCGGCAGGCTGAGGCAGCAACACGCAGTCGCCCACGAACGCTTGGCACAGGCCGTACGCGAGGCCGCGGAGCAAGTCGAACAGGACGCCGCAATCTCGCTGCATGCCCTACCCATCGCGCAAGCGGCGCAGCGGCGCGTGGCGCAACTGGACCACGTCACGCTGCCTTTCATCGTGGCGCCCACCCGCCATGTCAGCCTTCAGCTGGGCGGACAGCAACGCGTCGCGGTGACCGGCCCCAACGGCTGCGGCAAATCGACCCTGCTCAAGGTGCTGGCGGGCCAACTCGCGCCCTTGTCGGGCGAGAGGAAGGCGGCGCCCGAAAGCGTCTACCTCGACCAGCGGCTGGCCGGCCTGGCACCGGAGCGGCCCGTGCTCGAACAGCTGCAGGCCGCCAACCCCAACCTGGCCGAAGGCGAACTGCGCGCGCGCCTGGCCCACCTCGGCCTGGATGCGCGCAAGATCCTGGCGCCCAGCGGCTCGCTCAGTGGCGGCGAACGCCTGAAGGCGGCGCTGGCTTGCGCGCTCTACGCCGATCCGCCGCCGTGCCTGTTGCTGCTGGACGAACCGGGCAATCACCTCGACCTGCCCTCCATGCTTGCCCTGGAAAGCATGCTGCGCGGCTATCCGGGCGCGCTGGTCGTGGTGTCGCACGACGAGGCGTTCCTGGACAACCTGGCGCTCACGGACAGGTTGCGGGCCACGCAAGGGGGTTGGCAGCTGGAACCGTGGTGAGCCCACACGATAACGATGCGTCGGCATGGCGATGAGGCCCCGCACTCCTCGCCATCGCCCCGCCCGCTCCCGTTCGCGCGGCTTCGCCATGCCCCTTAAACAAGTCTTCTTTTGCCGGCCCTGTGCGCGTTATGCGATCCAACCCGGGGGATATCCGGCATATTCCCTGGCAGCCATTCTCAATAAATAAAAATGCAAATCAATGGCGCTTCTTTTTCCAATATGAACAGGGATGAATTGTCA from Achromobacter xylosoxidans includes the following:
- a CDS encoding AsmA family protein, giving the protein MKTWFKRILIGLVVLVVVAVVGLAIFLLTFDPNAYKYKLEELVQERYHRTLTIDGEIELSLFPRIGLSVQGVSLSEANSTETFASIESTRLAVAVWPLLSNSFVVDHVAISGFKARVVRDKDGQFNFSNLVGGTAPVVATPSNPAEALAGAAQTAAQALTSGTLPPSRNNMQIDIAGLDLKDGEVQLQDQMSGMAVAVTKINANTGRVTFNQPFDVRLTARVEGGNPRMDANLNGQALLTLDPSAKRYAAQKLDLRMDGKLPGAQAKSLAVRGNLAFNGQKSALDVAGLEVVFQGDVTDPAAPATNVEASVAMPKLSIDPHKSQLQIEKLAVRAKGGVADGPFEFAVDAPALNISPTQATGEALTGRVRISGLDASFGLNGISGNATELDIKEAKLDSTSKKGERVVKLNFASPLSLNLLQRKGGLSGLRGDVNITDPGLPKGSLQIPVIGSLNVDLLKDTANSKINAVLEGGKFDLTADIAKLSDAPQVNFALAVDTLDLDKLVPPVTATAPAKPPAEGKKDETKPAQPAPAAPADDSINLSALVGPSVNGTLKVGKLVVRGLKADDVAAAVKLDRGKLDISSLTAGLYGGKLAGALSVDAAQGNQLATKMSLAGIAIEPLLMDLAQQNVLSGTGSLALDLKTAGANAYAMKSGLGGTLQLRLRDGAVKGINLTQTLRELRAALKPESQDATVAADTSKQTAFSEMDADLAFAKGVANVKRLNVVSPLLRVTQGEPATIDFVKNELDLVARARVVNPAADPEGKELIDLKDVTIPVQVKGPFDKPAYTLLWKDAVAGILKRSLENKLREAVTGKGKGGAAVDKALKGLLGK
- a CDS encoding MDR family MFS transporter; the protein is MPAPAPSMPYSPGQVLPFRQTLLAMLGMCFVMMMVAIDQTVVGTALPTIVAELKGFELYAWVATSYLLTSVITVPIFGRLGDYYGRKPFVVAAIVLFTLASVLCGAADSMFTLVLARALQGVGGGMLVGTAFASIPDLFPDPHVRLRWQVMLSSAFGIANAVGPTLGGALTEHYGWRSVFYVNLPIGILGLWFVARYLPHLRNHTSGKVRLDWQGALLIAAALGSLQLLVELLPKEGLSATIVLLAAGSIAAFGLLFWWERRCPHPLLPFDMFRNRGLAMLFILALLVGVTMYSLLFYAPLLLQGGFGLSPQDAGLLITPMVVFITVGSIINGRIITRIRNPNRMLYAGFILMALSCLGIVTTHNYTAHGLIAAYMLMAGLGMGFIMPNLTVFAQQTAGRSHLGIATALLQSLRMIGGMLGTAVVGTMVNHSYFSGVESTLRGASARWLPQLDDPQMLVNPEAQTQFLAQLAHQGQDGTSLIEIARVALVGAIHEGQLIALAVAVLALWCVRRVPLVQLARPAKTEPAAVGE
- a CDS encoding MarR family winged helix-turn-helix transcriptional regulator translates to MPKQQQGLQVIQHMGQTYRVMQSAFSGMVGHALPRWRILLALHECGQCSQKHLAERCRLDPASLTRQLQAMQKLGWIARAVDPDDNRLTNARLTPAGQAVVDEALPKRAAFFDESLKGLSASDIDTLNRVLNVLEANFLRAAGGNKGE
- a CDS encoding DUF2938 domain-containing protein; protein product: MPPDLFLRAVLIGAGATLVMDLWALLLKRLFGLPSLDYALVGRWLGHLPRGRLTHPGIARSAPVTGERALGWIAHYAIGILFALLLLAIWGPAWAARPTLLPALAVGIATVAAPFLILQPGMGAGIAASRTPKPGVARLRSLMAHASFGVGLYLAGWAVAKAL
- a CDS encoding ABC-F family ATP-binding cassette domain-containing protein translates to MTTPYLTLESVSYLLPDGSPLFSELDETFDARPTGLVGRNGVGKTVLARILAGQLPPSSGRCLRSGNVFYLAQQISPPAGATVASLAGLQATLDALARIEAGSSAPEDFERVGDRWDIRQRLQHALERDGLGHLDAATPASALSGGEAMRVALASAMLSEAEFLILDEPTNHLDRRNREALIEQLRHWPRGLLVISHDRQLLDTLARIVELSSLGLRGYGGNYSAYATSKEHERANALERLEHRKLERRREEQAMQAQRERQERRQARGRRHGKQANQARILLDRQKGRSEDSAGRLRQQHAVAHERLAQAVREAAEQVEQDAAISLHALPIAQAAQRRVAQLDHVTLPFIVAPTRHVSLQLGGQQRVAVTGPNGCGKSTLLKVLAGQLAPLSGERKAAPESVYLDQRLAGLAPERPVLEQLQAANPNLAEGELRARLAHLGLDARKILAPSGSLSGGERLKAALACALYADPPPCLLLLDEPGNHLDLPSMLALESMLRGYPGALVVVSHDEAFLDNLALTDRLRATQGGWQLEPW